The genomic segment TGCCGTTATTGCATTCCGTAAACCTGCTTCGGTAAAAGATACGCGCTTTTTACAGATTGTGAACAAAGACCGGGCAAACGATAAATGGATTTATCTACCTGCGCTCAGGACTGTCCGCCGTATTGCAGGAGCCGAAGGTTCAAAGTCATTTATGGGTACCGATGCCGACTATGACGACCTTGAAACCAGAAAAATCGAGCAGGATACGCATACCTTGATCGGTGAAGAAACCGTTGATTCGTATCAGTGCTGGAAAGTTGAATCGGTACCGGTTGATCCGAAAAGCAGCCGGTATTCAAAAAAAATTGCCTACATTGACAAGGCTACTTCCGTACCGGTGAAGGCGGAAATGTACGATAAAAAAGGAAAACTTTTAAAGGTACTGCACATAGAAACACTGGAACAAAAGCAGGACTATTGGAT from the Treponema vincentii F0403 genome contains:
- a CDS encoding outer membrane lipoprotein-sorting protein, whose protein sequence is MKHLLKTVLIPLFAAGILGMLAAEDGTAIVQKSLDVKRPLFTHSAVKMALIDSNGNTEERMLEEWAKDPGDKTGAAVIAFRKPASVKDTRFLQIVNKDRANDKWIYLPALRTVRRIAGAEGSKSFMGTDADYDDLETRKIEQDTHTLIGEETVDSYQCWKVESVPVDPKSSRYSKKIAYIDKATSVPVKAEMYDKKGKLLKVLHIETLEQKQDYWIPMKSKLTNVQTNHSTVLEILKIEIDKPIDDKLFTQNFLNTGRL